The Verrucomicrobiota bacterium sequence CGTCCCTCATTTGGGATCTTACGGCACCACGGACGCGGTAACCCCACACCTCGATCAATTTGCGTCAGAAGGTGTACGCTTTGACCGCGCATACACCACCGCTCCTCAGTGTGCTCCGTCACGTGCATCGATTTTCACTGGTCGCTCACCCGTTGCCTTGGGCATCACACGCTTTACCCAGCCCGCTCCAAGGCGGTTCCCGTTCTTTACCGATGTATTGAGGGAGAATGGGTATTACGTTGGGCTAACAGGTAGATACCATCACTTGCGTGGACGAAGTTCCGGACATCCCGACGTGATGGCCCAACTGGAGGAATCAGGCTTATTGTATATCGATGAGCGCTTTGACCACGCGGTCATCCAGAGAACACGAGGAGAGGAAGGCCTCGAAGCTGTGCCGAAATTGTTGGAGGATTTTCTCGATGAAGTTCCCGACGAAACACCCTTCTTTCTCTATTTCGGTTTCACGCAGACTCACCGAACCTGGATCGGGAATGTCACGGACGTCGACTTCGATGCGGCAACACTAAAACTTCCGTTCCGTTTTCCTGACGTCCCCGAGGTTCGCGAAGACTACCGTAAGTTTCTACTGTCACTGTACGATCTTGATCGTGGATTCGGCATGCTGATGGATGTCCTCGAGAAACGCGGACTGAAGGAAGACACATTGGTTATTTTTATGGGAGATAACGGGGAGCCGCTTCTTCGTGGAAAAGGAACGCTCTACGAGGCGGGTTGCAACGTTCCACTGTTGGTGCGCTATCCCGGAGTAGCTAAAGGCGGAACCATTTCGGATGTGCTTATTAGCGGTGAAGATTTGTCGGCCACGATTTTGGAAGCAGTCGGGTTGCCAGTACCGGAATCGATGACCGGAGTCAGTTTTCTACCAGCTCTTAAGGGCGACGCGTATGTTGAACGCGACTATGTATTCACGGAGCGCAGTGCCCATGGATCCAGTCTGCCAACAACGACCCAGCATCTCGATCTTTCGCGTGCGGTAACCACTCGTGACCATGTTTTAATATACAACGCTCTGTATAAGTTGCCCTATGCGCCCGTCGACATGGACGGCAAATCAGCCTGGGAGGGAGTTAAAAAAGCTTACAATGCGGGCAAGCTCGATCCCGTTCATGAGCAGATGTATTTCAGCCAACCGCGCCCGATGTTTGAGCTGTATGATTTAAACCAGGACCCCAACCAGATTCACAACCTGGCCGGGACAAAAGCCTTTCAATCATTGGAAAATGATCTAAGAATTAAACTCACTAAATGGATGGTTAGGGAAGCCGACTACCTACCCCTTCCATTGCCGCAAAAGAAATAAAACTACCCATAATTATGAATAAAAAAACCAATCAGTTAAATCGTCGCACGTTCTTGGCAAGTTCTGCTGCCGCCTCATCCATTTTGTTCCTGCCCAACATTTCAGTTGCCCAATCAAAAGGTGCTAAACCAAAAGGAGCAGCCCCCAGCGAAAAACTGAACATGGCCTTCATCGGTATTGGAGGTCGCGGCAAGAGCAACATGGATGGATTTTTTGATACTGAGCTCGTGAATATTGTGGCTATCTGCGATATAGATATCGGATCCGATTGGACTTCTGACATGCGCCAGAAATATCCACATCCACCGGCTTATCAGGACTACCGGGAGCTATTCGATAAGGAAGGCGATAATTTTGATGCGGTCTGCATAACAACGCCCGATCACTCGCACTTTCCCATCACCATGCATGCAATGGCGCGCGGCAAACATGTCTATGTGGAAAAGCCGCTGGCTCATACCTTCGAGGAGTGTGAGCTGCTTATGGCCACGGAAAAGAAAACCGGGCTGGTGACTCAGATGGGCAACCAGGGACACTCCGGTGCCAACTACTTTCAGTTCAAAGTCTGGGAAAAAGCGGGTGTGATCAAAGATGTGGACCGGATAGTCATGTATATGAACAGCCCGCGTCGCTGGCATGGCTGGGACATAGCAGGTTACGAAGAACAGAAAGCGCCGGATACCATCGATTGGGATCTGTGGAACATGGCCCGTCCGGTGAACCCCTTTAACGAAAAACTGCACCCCGGCAACTGGCGCAGCTGGTTCAACTATGGCAATGGCGCGTTTGGTGACTGGGGTCCCCATATTCTTGATACCTGTCATCGCTTTCTGAAACTCGGATTACCTGAAACGATTGAAGCCGAAAAACGAGATGGACCCAACGACTATATCTTTCCACAGGCTTCCACCATTCGTTTCGATTTCGCAAAGCGCGGTTCCATGCCTCCGGTAAAAGTGTGGTGGTATGACGGTGTGGAAAATATACCCGATACGCCAAAAGAAATGGGACCTAACCCCACTATTCGCAAAAACGGTAAATACATTTACAGCAAGGAGCTGACTTTTCTCGGAGGAACTCACAGCGACACCCTTCGCATAATCCCGGAAGAGAAATACCGCGAGCTGGCCCCTACTCTGCCCAAGGTCTCCGGCAAAAATTCAGACCATTATATGAATTTCGTTTTGGCCTGTAAGGGTCAGGAAGAAGTCCGTTCACCTTTCAGTGTATCCGGTCCATTGACCCAGGTATTTCTGCTCGGTGTGGTCGCTCAGCACGTAGGTGGAACACTGGAATTCGACTCAAAGAAAAAGCAGTTCAAAAACAACAAGCGCGCTAATCAAATATTGCAAGGTCCACCGGTTCGAAAGGGTTGGGAGAAGTATTATAACGTTTAGGATCGCAGTTTATCAGCACAATAATTGGTAACAAAACTCTGCAAAAAGCCCGAGATTTCCGTCTCGGGCTTTTTGTTAAATGAAAAGAGTCGGGTTGGCTTACTCCGCTTGGTAAGTTTCCAATAATCGGTAAATCCGCGTCTTCGATAACGAAGCAAACGTCGGCAGACCATTGTCATGCGGAATAGAAATCTCACCTTGAATAAGCGGTGAAGCATACTTCACAAATTGAAAGCTCATGCTCGTCCCATCTTCGTTAATCCAATCCGTTGGAATCGTTTTAACTCCGTTGGCTACTACAGACAAATCAGTAAGACCCGTCTCGCAAACATAATGGTCAGCTTCACTGCGGATAAGAGTTACCATTTTATCGGTCACGCCTCTGATTGCTGCTTTAACGGCCGCGCGGCCGACTAGCATGGCCTCATTGCTGTCAGTTTTTGAAATGTGGGTCGCCGCTGTGCGTTGGCTGATACCAAACTTCGCTGTGCGGGCCTTCACCCCCATGCTTGATTCGACTAACTCCCGCAGGTAATTTCCAGCACCTCCCAGTTGCCTGTGACCAAACGCATCGGTCGCACCGGAACTCGTGTGGACATAGTTGCCATCGGCGTCAATAAGGCCTTCGCCTACAACAATCATACAATAACGCTCTTTGGAAAGAATCCGTTGTACGTCGATTTTAAATTTTTCTGGATTGAAAGCCACCTCGGGAAGATAAATCAGGTGAGGAGGATCATTCGGCTTGTCACGGCGTTTTGCCAACGACGCACCAGCAGCAATCCAGCCAGCATTGCGACCCATAACCTCAAGAATGGAAACCAGGTCGCCCTGCCCCATCGATTCGTGGTCACAAGCCATCTCGCGAACCAGGGTGGAAATGTGTTTGATAACGCTGCCATACCCTGGGCAGTGATCCGTGGCTACCAAGTCGTTATCGATCGTTTTAGGAATTCCGATCACACGAAGTTCGTAACCCTTTTCCTTGGCTAGCTGGGAAATTTTGTTCGCAGTATCTTGCGAATCGTTTCCGCCTATGTAAAAAAAGTAGCGTATGTTATGCGCTTCAAAAACTTTAAGCACTCTTTCAAAATCGGAGGCTTTTTTGAGTTTGTAACGACAAGTGCCTAAAGCGGCTCCAGGCGTATATTGAAGACCACGGATGGCTTGCTGCGACTCGTTAGCCAGATCTATGAGATCCTCATTCAGGATACCCAAAACTCCGTTCAGACCTCCGTATATTTCTTCGATACATTCGTAGTTGAGGGCTTCGTTTACGACTCCAGCTACACTCGCATTGATTACCGCTGTGGGGCCACCCGATTGGGCCACCAGACAATTTCCAGTTAGTTCAGACATCTGTTATTTCAAAGATTAAACGGGGGAAAGTAGATTTCCAGATTCAACCTTGGCAACCTTTTAGACACGTCGATTAAAAATAAACCCGAATGCTGGAAAAAGCCCTGGTCAAAACACGTCCTGCACCTGGTAGCGAATGAAGTGCGGCTCCTTACAAACGTCCGGGAAAGTGATCGTAGCCGTCGTCTGCTCGAACAATGGATTTTCACCCTGCAAGCCAGATTCCTCATAAAGCGGATTGGAGCTATCCATACGTTCCCAGTCTTTCAAGTTGTTGCTGGCCCAGATGTAGCCCCGGATGCTTGGTTCATCCTTTCGCTTTTTGAATTCCAACGTGAGCTTGCACGATACATCGTCGGAGATATGGGCTACTTTAATCGCTTCAGAAGCCTTGTTAAACTCAATGGGATTGGTACCCAGGAGAAACTCGATGATGGTAAGAATGCCGTCCTTGTCTGGGTCCAGGATGGGCGAAGCAATCTGCGGATTGTCCATTTCCTCGGGTGTAAAATAAGCGGCCAGAAATCCCTCAAAGGGGGTCATTTCCACATCGATTAAAACGGGGATAGAGGTGGTTCTTGAATCTATTCCGTCTGAAACAGTTAACAGTATGGACCCAAATCCGGAACGGAGCGCGGACGTTTTGTAAGATATCTGGCGATTGGCACCGGTCCCGGTTACGACCAGCTCTCCAATTAAATCAGGTCGCGAGGTGGACACAGTCACAGTCAGGTTTTCCGCAGGAGTTTCCATATCATCGATTGAGATATCAACGGAAGCGGAGGCTCCCGACCCGACCGACTGGTTTCCAACGGGATCCGAGGACGGCGGATTGTTATCTCCGGATTTGGATTCGGAGCCACCCTGCCCAGTGGAAACATCCCACCAGGCGTTGACTTCGCCCTGGCTATTTCCGCCACCG is a genomic window containing:
- a CDS encoding Gfo/Idh/MocA family oxidoreductase, which gives rise to MNKKTNQLNRRTFLASSAAASSILFLPNISVAQSKGAKPKGAAPSEKLNMAFIGIGGRGKSNMDGFFDTELVNIVAICDIDIGSDWTSDMRQKYPHPPAYQDYRELFDKEGDNFDAVCITTPDHSHFPITMHAMARGKHVYVEKPLAHTFEECELLMATEKKTGLVTQMGNQGHSGANYFQFKVWEKAGVIKDVDRIVMYMNSPRRWHGWDIAGYEEQKAPDTIDWDLWNMARPVNPFNEKLHPGNWRSWFNYGNGAFGDWGPHILDTCHRFLKLGLPETIEAEKRDGPNDYIFPQASTIRFDFAKRGSMPPVKVWWYDGVENIPDTPKEMGPNPTIRKNGKYIYSKELTFLGGTHSDTLRIIPEEKYRELAPTLPKVSGKNSDHYMNFVLACKGQEEVRSPFSVSGPLTQVFLLGVVAQHVGGTLEFDSKKKQFKNNKRANQILQGPPVRKGWEKYYNV
- a CDS encoding sulfatase; amino-acid sequence: MGHHQQIRLEGVGAVLTAIGKSIGSLTSLLLHFFSGLLLIHLFLGHLSARPNILLILSDDHSVPHLGSYGTTDAVTPHLDQFASEGVRFDRAYTTAPQCAPSRASIFTGRSPVALGITRFTQPAPRRFPFFTDVLRENGYYVGLTGRYHHLRGRSSGHPDVMAQLEESGLLYIDERFDHAVIQRTRGEEGLEAVPKLLEDFLDEVPDETPFFLYFGFTQTHRTWIGNVTDVDFDAATLKLPFRFPDVPEVREDYRKFLLSLYDLDRGFGMLMDVLEKRGLKEDTLVIFMGDNGEPLLRGKGTLYEAGCNVPLLVRYPGVAKGGTISDVLISGEDLSATILEAVGLPVPESMTGVSFLPALKGDAYVERDYVFTERSAHGSSLPTTTQHLDLSRAVTTRDHVLIYNALYKLPYAPVDMDGKSAWEGVKKAYNAGKLDPVHEQMYFSQPRPMFELYDLNQDPNQIHNLAGTKAFQSLENDLRIKLTKWMVREADYLPLPLPQKK
- a CDS encoding 6-phosphofructokinase, with amino-acid sequence MSELTGNCLVAQSGGPTAVINASVAGVVNEALNYECIEEIYGGLNGVLGILNEDLIDLANESQQAIRGLQYTPGAALGTCRYKLKKASDFERVLKVFEAHNIRYFFYIGGNDSQDTANKISQLAKEKGYELRVIGIPKTIDNDLVATDHCPGYGSVIKHISTLVREMACDHESMGQGDLVSILEVMGRNAGWIAAGASLAKRRDKPNDPPHLIYLPEVAFNPEKFKIDVQRILSKERYCMIVVGEGLIDADGNYVHTSSGATDAFGHRQLGGAGNYLRELVESSMGVKARTAKFGISQRTAATHISKTDSNEAMLVGRAAVKAAIRGVTDKMVTLIRSEADHYVCETGLTDLSVVANGVKTIPTDWINEDGTSMSFQFVKYASPLIQGEISIPHDNGLPTFASLSKTRIYRLLETYQAE